In a single window of the Cydia pomonella isolate Wapato2018A chromosome 2, ilCydPomo1, whole genome shotgun sequence genome:
- the LOC133530411 gene encoding uncharacterized protein LOC133530411, whose product MWTTPGQIMMSVSSHYHLILGCIKTENGPVFQNTMLGYIVGGSIPEKGHHCVFNPSSRTSHHRVVFDGSMRSRNGTSLNQVMLNGPVVQSELFDILILFRTYPFILTCDIQKMFRNVFINEHQCGLQNILWRDSPKDPINCLQLQTVTYGLKSSTFLATRALKELANMHKDQFPLAAQAIYKNTFVDDVLTGADDVETLQELKRQIVELLKLGSFSLHKWCSNHAPVLSDIPVEHRQIDSVEIDLMDVLVS is encoded by the exons ATGTGGACAACCCCAGGACAAATAATGATGTCAGTCAGCAGCCACTATCATCTGATACTg GGTTgcataaaaactgaaaatggaCCGGTATTCCAGAATACCATGTTAGGATATATTGTCGGAGGAAGTATTCCTGAAAAAG GACACCACTGCGTGTTCAATCCGTCAAGTCGAACCTCACATCATCGTGTGGTCTTTGATGGATCGATGAGATCTAGAAATGGGACATCGCTGAATCAAGTCATGCTGAACGGACCTGTTGTACAGAGTGAGCTCTTTGACATTCTTATTTTGTTCAGGACTTATccatttattttaacttgtgATATTCAAAAGATGTTTcgcaatgtttttataaatgaacATCAATGCGGACTTCAAAACATTTTATGGCGCGATTCGCCCAAAGACCCTATCAACTGCTTGCAGCTTCAAACTGTTACATACGGTTTAAAATCAAGCACATTTTTAGCTACAAGAGCTTTAAAGGAGCTAGCAAATATGCATAAGGACCAGTTTCCTTTGGCCGCTCAggctatttataaaaatacatttgttgATGATGTGCTGACTGGTGCTGATGATGTGGAGACACTTCAGGAGCTGAAAAGGCAAATTGTGGAGCTTCTAAAATTAGGTAGTTTCTCATTACATAAATGGTGTTCGAACCATGCTCCAGTTTTGAGCGATATACCAGTTGAGCACAGACAAATTGATAGTGTAGAGATAG